In a genomic window of Chrysemys picta bellii isolate R12L10 chromosome 1, ASM1138683v2, whole genome shotgun sequence:
- the LOC101948688 gene encoding C->U-editing enzyme APOBEC-1-like, with amino-acid sequence LCFRWKIQPNDFTVNYIPGICPRVTYLLYEIRWGRSTKFWRHWCRNTPIQHAEIACLEHDFKKLKFRPSVRCSITWFLSWSPCGKCCRRIVEFVRAHPSVTLKIKAAWLFRHMDERNRQGLRNLMENGVALYIMNLPDYRYCWRTFVAHQNGEEDDYCPLVPSLWIIFYCLELQRVLWGLPSLLARHAHP; translated from the exons TTGTGTTTCAGGTGGAAGATACAACCAAATGATTTTACGGTGAATTACATCCCAGGTATATGTCCAAGAGTGACGTACCTGCTTTACGAAATCAGGTGGGGCAGAAGTACCAAGTTCTGGAGGCACTGGTGTCGAAACACCCCAATCCAGCACGCCGAAATCGCCTGCCTGGAACATGACTTCAAGAAGTTAAAGTTCAGGCCATCAGTGCGCTGCTCCATCACCTGGTTCCTGTCCTGGAGCCCCTGTGGGAAATGCTGCCGGCGTATAGTGGAGTTTGTGAGGGCACACCCCAGTGTGACTCTGAAGATAAAAGCAGCGTGGCTCTTTAGGCATATGGATGAACGCAACCGACAAGGCCTCAGGAACCTGATGGAGAATGGAGTAGCCCTATACATCATGAACCTGCCAG ATTACAGATACTGCTGGAGAACATTTGTTGCCCATCAAAATGGAGAGGAAGATGACTATTGCCCCTTGGTGCCCTCTCTGTGGATCATTTTCTATTGTCTAGAACTCCAGCGTGTCCTTTGG GGTCTCCCTTCGTTGTTAGCAAGACATGCACACCCCTGA
- the LOC101948965 gene encoding C->U-editing enzyme APOBEC-1-like isoform X5, giving the protein MTSSTETVGHPSRSASHRWKIQPKEFRAIFDPSAFPKLTYLLYEIKWGSSTKFWRKWCPNTPTQHAEINCLENDFKAIHHRPSVRCSIIWFLSWSPCGLCCRLIIHFLRAHPKVSLQIYIGRLFRLRDERNRQGLRDLVSSGVNIYIMSLPEGGEALGENYLPHKATWSQIDPQPSQLMTTVGEHLSTTESEKMIFTGPATSLHG; this is encoded by the exons ATGACTTCTTCCACAGAGACTG TAGGTCATCCATCCAGAAGTGCTAGCCACAG GTGGAAGATACAGCCAAAGGAATTTAGGGCGATCTTTGACCCCAGCGCATTTCCCAAGCTGACCTACCTACTCTATGAAATTAAGTGGGGCAGCAGCACGAAGTTCTGGAGGAAGTGGTGCCCGAACACCCCCACCCAGCATGCCGAAATCAACTGCCTGGAAAATGACTTCAAGGCGATACACCACAGGCCTTCAGTGCGCTGCTCCATCATCTGGTTCCTGTCTTGGAGCCCCTGTGGGCTGTGTTGCAGACTGATCATTCACTTCCTACGGGCCCATCCCAAAGTGTCCCTGCAAATCTACATAGGGAGGCTCTTCAGGCTCAGAGATGAACGGAACCGGCAAGGCCTCAGGGACCTGGTGAGCAGTGGAGTGAACATTTACATCATGAGCCTGCCAG agggtggggaagctCTTGGAGAGAACTATCTCCCCCATAAGGCTACCTGGAGTCAGATAGATCCCCAGCCATCACAG CTTATGACTACTGTTGGAGAACATTTGTCGACCACCGAGTCAGAGAAGATGATATTTACTGGCCCTGCTACTTCACTCCATGGATGA
- the LOC101948965 gene encoding C->U-editing enzyme APOBEC-1-like isoform X6, translating to MTSSTETGHPSRSASHRWKIQPKEFRAIFDPSAFPKLTYLLYEIKWGSSTKFWRKWCPNTPTQHAEINCLENDFKAIHHRPSVRCSIIWFLSWSPCGLCCRLIIHFLRAHPKVSLQIYIGRLFRLRDERNRQGLRDLVSSGVNIYIMSLPEGGEALGENYLPHKATWSQIDPQPSQLMTTVGEHLSTTESEKMIFTGPATSLHG from the exons ATGACTTCTTCCACAGAGACTG GTCATCCATCCAGAAGTGCTAGCCACAG GTGGAAGATACAGCCAAAGGAATTTAGGGCGATCTTTGACCCCAGCGCATTTCCCAAGCTGACCTACCTACTCTATGAAATTAAGTGGGGCAGCAGCACGAAGTTCTGGAGGAAGTGGTGCCCGAACACCCCCACCCAGCATGCCGAAATCAACTGCCTGGAAAATGACTTCAAGGCGATACACCACAGGCCTTCAGTGCGCTGCTCCATCATCTGGTTCCTGTCTTGGAGCCCCTGTGGGCTGTGTTGCAGACTGATCATTCACTTCCTACGGGCCCATCCCAAAGTGTCCCTGCAAATCTACATAGGGAGGCTCTTCAGGCTCAGAGATGAACGGAACCGGCAAGGCCTCAGGGACCTGGTGAGCAGTGGAGTGAACATTTACATCATGAGCCTGCCAG agggtggggaagctCTTGGAGAGAACTATCTCCCCCATAAGGCTACCTGGAGTCAGATAGATCCCCAGCCATCACAG CTTATGACTACTGTTGGAGAACATTTGTCGACCACCGAGTCAGAGAAGATGATATTTACTGGCCCTGCTACTTCACTCCATGGATGA
- the LOC101948965 gene encoding C->U-editing enzyme APOBEC-1-like isoform X1 encodes MTSSTETVGHPSRSASHRWKIQPKEFRAIFDPSAFPKLTYLLYEIKWGSSTKFWRKWCPNTPTQHAEINCLENDFKAIHHRPSVRCSIIWFLSWSPCGLCCRLIIHFLRAHPKVSLQIYIGRLFRLRDERNRQGLRDLVSSGVNIYIMSLPAYDYCWRTFVDHRVREDDIYWPCYFTPWMIFYMLEFQCILQGLPPCLQIWLKNYTGSPVFQLVLQESHRKILWQSLHTANSHQQRLIFRPRPSAEHWYPSMYFPGPPVSHKQ; translated from the exons ATGACTTCTTCCACAGAGACTG TAGGTCATCCATCCAGAAGTGCTAGCCACAG GTGGAAGATACAGCCAAAGGAATTTAGGGCGATCTTTGACCCCAGCGCATTTCCCAAGCTGACCTACCTACTCTATGAAATTAAGTGGGGCAGCAGCACGAAGTTCTGGAGGAAGTGGTGCCCGAACACCCCCACCCAGCATGCCGAAATCAACTGCCTGGAAAATGACTTCAAGGCGATACACCACAGGCCTTCAGTGCGCTGCTCCATCATCTGGTTCCTGTCTTGGAGCCCCTGTGGGCTGTGTTGCAGACTGATCATTCACTTCCTACGGGCCCATCCCAAAGTGTCCCTGCAAATCTACATAGGGAGGCTCTTCAGGCTCAGAGATGAACGGAACCGGCAAGGCCTCAGGGACCTGGTGAGCAGTGGAGTGAACATTTACATCATGAGCCTGCCAG CTTATGACTACTGTTGGAGAACATTTGTCGACCACCGAGTCAGAGAAGATGATATTTACTGGCCCTGCTACTTCACTCCATGGATGATATTCTATATGCTTGAATTCCAGTGTATCCTGCAG GGTCTACCTCCTTGTTTACAGATTTGGCTGAAGAATTACACTGGCTCACCTGTTTTCCAACTCGTTTTACAGGAATCTCATAGAAAAATACTCTGGCAAAGTCTCCACACAGCAAACAGTCACCAGCAGCGACTGATTTTCAGGCCTAGGCCATCAGCTGAGCACTGGTACCCATCAATGTATTTTCCTGGACCACCAGTCAGTCACAAGCAGTGA
- the LOC101948965 gene encoding C->U-editing enzyme APOBEC-1-like isoform X3 encodes MTSSTETVGHPSRSASHRWKIQPKEFRAIFDPSAFPKLTYLLYEIKWGSSTKFWRKWCPNTPTQHAEINCLENDFKAIHHRPSVRCSIIWFLSWSPCGLCCRLIIHFLRAHPKVSLQIYIGRLFRLRDERNRQGLRDLVSSGVNIYIMSLPAYDYCWRTFVDHRVREDDIYWPCYFTPWMIFYMLEFQCILQVGSTSLFTDLAEELHWLTCFPTRFTGIS; translated from the exons ATGACTTCTTCCACAGAGACTG TAGGTCATCCATCCAGAAGTGCTAGCCACAG GTGGAAGATACAGCCAAAGGAATTTAGGGCGATCTTTGACCCCAGCGCATTTCCCAAGCTGACCTACCTACTCTATGAAATTAAGTGGGGCAGCAGCACGAAGTTCTGGAGGAAGTGGTGCCCGAACACCCCCACCCAGCATGCCGAAATCAACTGCCTGGAAAATGACTTCAAGGCGATACACCACAGGCCTTCAGTGCGCTGCTCCATCATCTGGTTCCTGTCTTGGAGCCCCTGTGGGCTGTGTTGCAGACTGATCATTCACTTCCTACGGGCCCATCCCAAAGTGTCCCTGCAAATCTACATAGGGAGGCTCTTCAGGCTCAGAGATGAACGGAACCGGCAAGGCCTCAGGGACCTGGTGAGCAGTGGAGTGAACATTTACATCATGAGCCTGCCAG CTTATGACTACTGTTGGAGAACATTTGTCGACCACCGAGTCAGAGAAGATGATATTTACTGGCCCTGCTACTTCACTCCATGGATGATATTCTATATGCTTGAATTCCAGTGTATCCTGCAGGTTG GGTCTACCTCCTTGTTTACAGATTTGGCTGAAGAATTACACTGGCTCACCTGTTTTCCAACTCGTTTTACAGGAATCTCATAG
- the LOC101948965 gene encoding C->U-editing enzyme APOBEC-1-like isoform X2, whose protein sequence is MTSSTETGHPSRSASHRWKIQPKEFRAIFDPSAFPKLTYLLYEIKWGSSTKFWRKWCPNTPTQHAEINCLENDFKAIHHRPSVRCSIIWFLSWSPCGLCCRLIIHFLRAHPKVSLQIYIGRLFRLRDERNRQGLRDLVSSGVNIYIMSLPAYDYCWRTFVDHRVREDDIYWPCYFTPWMIFYMLEFQCILQGLPPCLQIWLKNYTGSPVFQLVLQESHRKILWQSLHTANSHQQRLIFRPRPSAEHWYPSMYFPGPPVSHKQ, encoded by the exons ATGACTTCTTCCACAGAGACTG GTCATCCATCCAGAAGTGCTAGCCACAG GTGGAAGATACAGCCAAAGGAATTTAGGGCGATCTTTGACCCCAGCGCATTTCCCAAGCTGACCTACCTACTCTATGAAATTAAGTGGGGCAGCAGCACGAAGTTCTGGAGGAAGTGGTGCCCGAACACCCCCACCCAGCATGCCGAAATCAACTGCCTGGAAAATGACTTCAAGGCGATACACCACAGGCCTTCAGTGCGCTGCTCCATCATCTGGTTCCTGTCTTGGAGCCCCTGTGGGCTGTGTTGCAGACTGATCATTCACTTCCTACGGGCCCATCCCAAAGTGTCCCTGCAAATCTACATAGGGAGGCTCTTCAGGCTCAGAGATGAACGGAACCGGCAAGGCCTCAGGGACCTGGTGAGCAGTGGAGTGAACATTTACATCATGAGCCTGCCAG CTTATGACTACTGTTGGAGAACATTTGTCGACCACCGAGTCAGAGAAGATGATATTTACTGGCCCTGCTACTTCACTCCATGGATGATATTCTATATGCTTGAATTCCAGTGTATCCTGCAG GGTCTACCTCCTTGTTTACAGATTTGGCTGAAGAATTACACTGGCTCACCTGTTTTCCAACTCGTTTTACAGGAATCTCATAGAAAAATACTCTGGCAAAGTCTCCACACAGCAAACAGTCACCAGCAGCGACTGATTTTCAGGCCTAGGCCATCAGCTGAGCACTGGTACCCATCAATGTATTTTCCTGGACCACCAGTCAGTCACAAGCAGTGA
- the LOC101948965 gene encoding C->U-editing enzyme APOBEC-1-like isoform X4, with the protein MTSSTETGHPSRSASHRWKIQPKEFRAIFDPSAFPKLTYLLYEIKWGSSTKFWRKWCPNTPTQHAEINCLENDFKAIHHRPSVRCSIIWFLSWSPCGLCCRLIIHFLRAHPKVSLQIYIGRLFRLRDERNRQGLRDLVSSGVNIYIMSLPAYDYCWRTFVDHRVREDDIYWPCYFTPWMIFYMLEFQCILQVGSTSLFTDLAEELHWLTCFPTRFTGIS; encoded by the exons ATGACTTCTTCCACAGAGACTG GTCATCCATCCAGAAGTGCTAGCCACAG GTGGAAGATACAGCCAAAGGAATTTAGGGCGATCTTTGACCCCAGCGCATTTCCCAAGCTGACCTACCTACTCTATGAAATTAAGTGGGGCAGCAGCACGAAGTTCTGGAGGAAGTGGTGCCCGAACACCCCCACCCAGCATGCCGAAATCAACTGCCTGGAAAATGACTTCAAGGCGATACACCACAGGCCTTCAGTGCGCTGCTCCATCATCTGGTTCCTGTCTTGGAGCCCCTGTGGGCTGTGTTGCAGACTGATCATTCACTTCCTACGGGCCCATCCCAAAGTGTCCCTGCAAATCTACATAGGGAGGCTCTTCAGGCTCAGAGATGAACGGAACCGGCAAGGCCTCAGGGACCTGGTGAGCAGTGGAGTGAACATTTACATCATGAGCCTGCCAG CTTATGACTACTGTTGGAGAACATTTGTCGACCACCGAGTCAGAGAAGATGATATTTACTGGCCCTGCTACTTCACTCCATGGATGATATTCTATATGCTTGAATTCCAGTGTATCCTGCAGGTTG GGTCTACCTCCTTGTTTACAGATTTGGCTGAAGAATTACACTGGCTCACCTGTTTTCCAACTCGTTTTACAGGAATCTCATAG